CTTATTACCAAAATACGCTTATTTTTATCCCCCAAGCTTTGCCTGGTGAGGTCATCTTAAGTGAAATTACCACAATTAGTCATAATTTTTTGCGGGCTAAATTAATTAAAATTATTAATTCGAGTAAGTTGCGTAATCCTAATCCTCCACAACTCTTGGGCAAAGTAGGCGGCTTGGAATTAGCTCATTTACGTTATCCCCAGCAATTAAAGTATAAACGACTGATGGTAACTGAAGCATTACGCCATTTTCGCCCAGACGGTTATCATTCTTATGTAGTTAAACCAACTATTGGCGCTAATCATCCTTGGCATTACCGCAATAAAGCCCAATTTCAATTACGACAAGTCGGCAATCAACTAATTTGTGGTCTTTATCAAACAGGCACCCAAAAAGTTGTTGATTCTTTAAATATGCCCACCCAACGTCCTTTAACTTTAAAAATTTTAAAATTATTATTACCTATTATTCAAGCTTTAGAAATTCCAATTTATAATCCGGAACAACATTCAGGTATTATTAAAACTTTAGTTGTTCGCGAATCCGTTCACTTTCAACAAGCCCAACTAACTTTGATTACGAATTCCCGTAAATTACCCCATAAGCGCCAGTTAATTGCGGCAATTAATGAACAAATCCCAGCAGTTATTTCAATTGCTCAAAACTTTAATCCTAAAGATGATGGACCGCTTTGGGGAGATGAAACTAACATTCTCTGGGGTAAAGACTATCTGCAAGAAAAAATTGGTAACAAGTTGTTTAATCTATCTCCAGCTGCTTTTTTTCAATTAAATCCTGAGCAGACTGCCAAATTATATCAAACTGCTATCACAGCCTTAAATCCCCAAGCTACTGATATTGTTGTTGATGCTTATGCAGGTGTTGGTACTATTGGTATTAGTCTGGCAGAACAAGTTCAACAAGTCATCGGCGGTGAGATTATTCCGGCAGCAGTAGAAGATGCGAATTTAAATGTCCAACAAAATCAACTCAATAATGTCCGTTATCAAGTTGGTGCTGTAGAAGAGTTGTATCCCCAATGGCTGCAGCAAGGTATTAAACCCACTGCTTTAGTAGTTGACCCACCGCGTGTTGGCTTAAATTCTAAATTTATTAACTTTATCAATCAATCACAACCACAAAAGTTTATTTATATTTCTTGTAATCCGTCCACTTTGGCGCGTGACTTAAAAGAGCTTGTTAAAGTTTATCAAGTTCAATGGTTGCAGCCTTTAGATATGTTTCCTCAAACTCCTCATGTTGAAGTAGTCGCAAAATTAATCAGAAAATAAAATTTAAAAACACCCCTATACTCATATGAGTTAGTGGGGGTGTTTCTTTTTAATTATAAAAAGAGCTGTGAACTTAGTCACAGCTCTTAATTACGTGGCTTAGATGATAGGCAACTGCCTCTTATCCGAACAGTAACACTACACCCTTTATTACACTAGATGAAATCATCTCAATGACGCCATGTTTATATAAGAAATTTTGATGTCTGATATTCAGGATCATCCTCTATTCAAATTATTGTCACTTTAATGAAAACATCTTATTATTTACAACAATCTGTCTATTCAGACGATCATCTCCATCAATAATATTTCTTTAATCCGATTTGAATCAATAACCTTTTAATTAAATACCTTACGATATCTAAACCATACAGTTGCAGGTAGGCTAATCATCTTTCCACGCCTTTATAGTATCATTCTCAAATAATTATTGCAAGCGTTTTATTGATAAAATCTTTCGTGTTGATCAACTTTTTTCAAATAATGTTGAGCAGCTCGTACGGGACTAATCAGCTGACAGGATCCATCGGTAACTAACTGCTTTTTAAAAATTGCCTCATATTCAGCTACACTTAGTCGCTGGCGCTCATCTAGTAATTGGCGATGCTCAGTAGCGTTCAAATAATCACGATAATGAGGCTGCAAATGCCCAAAGAACAATTCTGCTACTGCCCCAGAACCATAGCTGAATAAGGCAATCCGCTCACTATCTTGCAAACTATCATCATTTTCTAACAAAGACAGCAAACTTAAATATAAAGATCCCGTATAAATATTACCTACTGTTTGTCCATAAATAATACTTTTTTCAAAACGGCTTAATAAACGCTGATAATCACCATCTGAAATTTTAGTTTTGAGCGTTTGTAAAGCCTTACGGCCCATTTTAGAAAACGGAATATGAAATAATAAGGCCGCTAGCGACTCTTTACTAATTAAAGAATCTGCCTGCTGGTAAATTTGGGTAAACATTTGTAAGTATAATTCTTCAGAATATTTTCCCCGTGCCAAAGCTTGTTGTGAATAATTTGGGCGCCAAAAATCCCCTGCATTTTGACTTTGATAAATGGATTCTTTTTCTAAAGCCAAAATATGTGGATTTTGACTGACTAACATTGCTACAGCTCCTGCACCTTGAGTTACTTCGCCTGCAGTTTGCAGACCGTAACGAGCAATATCAGCAGCAATCACCAAGGCTTTTTGGTTTGGATGTAAACTCACAAAATCATAAGCAAACTGTAAACCAGCAGTTGCGCCATAACAAGCCTCTTTGACTTCTAAAGCCCGAATATTATTATTAATGTGTAATAATTCCTGCACGAATAATGCAGCTGCTTTGGACTGATCCACACCACTTTCTGTGGCTACAATCAATAAACCAATCTCTTGGCGATCGGCAGTAGTCAAAATTTCTTCAGCAGCATTAGCGGCCATGGCTACAATATCTTGATCTAAATCAGCTACTGCCATTTGTTGTTGACCGATGCCTATTAAATATTTATTAGGATCTACTTGGCGAGCATGAGCCAAGTCAATTAAATCTAAATATTGCTGAGGTGTATAAAAACCAATTTTATCAATTCCAACTGTCATTTATTTATCCTTTCGTAATTGCTCTAATTGTTTGTGGGCATTGGCGAGATTTGCCACTTGAGGATGAGCTTTTAAATAAGCAACGATGGGAGCAATCTCATCAGCCTTAGCACCGGCCATAATCGCTAAACTTTGCCACTGTAAGTTCATATGACCTGCTTGAATTCCTTGAGTTACTAACGCTCGTAAAGCTGCCAAATTGGAAGCTAAGCCAACAGTCGCAACAATTCCCATTAATTGGGTAGCTGAGGGCTGCTGTAAAATCCGCATAGCTAATCGCGCCATTGGTAATGTTGAAATTGCACCACCAACACTACCTAAAGGCAAGGAAAGTCGAATATTACCAACCAATTTTTGATCGTGGATTTGCCATTCACTTAAAGTTTTCTGGCTTTGATTTAAACCTGCATAAACAGCTGCATTAATATTGCGCGTATCATTGCCAGTTGCCAACACTGTGGCAATAACGCCATTCATTATCCCTTTATTATGCGTAGCTGCTCGAGCTGCAGAAATCTGGGCAAATTCACTAGCCGCTACAATCCGCTGAGCTACTTGATAGCCCGAATATTGTGAAGTGGCTAATTGTTCAAAATCAATTTGGGCACTGGCACTGGCGATTTGTTGAGGCGCTTGATTAGACAAAATCGCCATTAATAAATCCAATTGAGGCAATTGTTGCTGTAAATAATGAGCTACGGCTTCTAAAATAGTATTAACTACATTGGCACCCATTGCTTCTGCTGGATTAATCAACAGATTAAATTCTACAAAATCTTTATAATTATTAATATTAATATCTTTTAACCCACCACCATGTTGTTGCAGCGTTGGATGTGCTTGATCGGCAATTGTCATAATTTGATTGTGATGTTGCTGCAAAAAACTAGTTTTATCTTTCAAGTGACCTTGAAACACAATTTGGCCTTGAAGACCATTGCGAAAAACTTGAGTTTGAAATCCGCCACTACGAGCAACACGTTGAGCCGCATTACTTGCAGCTGCAATTACTGATGGCTCTTCAGTAGCCATTGGAATTAAGTAATCTTGTTGGTTAATTAGAAAATGATTGGCCACACCAAACGGCAGTGCAAAATTTCCCAGATAGTTTTCTACTAAATGACTTCCAATTGTTGCAGGTAATGCAGAATTTGTCTGCAATAATTCCATATCAGATTGGGTCAAATAGCCTTCCATTTGTAATTGTTTTAAACGTTGTGCTGTGGTCATTTCATATAACTTGGTCATTGTAAGTTCTCGACCTCCAGTGCAATTGCTTGACCGCCGCCAATACACAAAGCAGCAATGCCATATTGTTGTCGTGTTCGCTTTAAATTGTGTACTAAAGTCGTCACAATTCTACTTCCAGATGAACCTAAAGCATGTCCTAAAGCTAAAGCTCCACCACTAATATTATAACGTTGATTATCAATCCCTAATTCTTGTTGGACAACTAAGGCTTGCGCTGCAAAAGCTTCATTAACCTCAAATAAGTCAATATCGCTCACTTGTTGATGAGTTTGAGCCAACAAGTTTTGAATTGCAATTACTGGCGTATAGCCCATCAAATCAGGACGATATCCTACTTCTTGATAACCTACAATTTGTGCTAAAGGCTGCAACTGCAACTTTTGAGCTTGCTTTTTCGTCATCAAAATTAAAGCTGAAGCCCCATCACTTAGAGGTGATGAGTTACCTGCCGTCACGCTGCCTTGAGTTTGGTAAACTGGTTTTAACTTAGCCAATGATTCTAAGGTTGAGTTAGACCGAACAGGTTCGTCATAATTTAAGTTAACCACTGGTATTATTTCATCATTAAACCATCCCTGCTCTTGCGCAAAAGATGCACGCTGTTGCGATTGCCAAGCATATTTGTCTTGTTGCTGGCGCGTAATATGAAATTTTTGAGCTAAATTTTCCGCAGTTACACCCATGGCATAATGTCCAAAAGCATCTTTAAGCCCATCTTCTTGCAAACTATCTTGCCACTCATTCGCAAAATTATTTTTACTGATACGCGCTGCAAAAGCAGGAGCATTAGACATACTCTCGACTCCTCCCGCAATTGCTGCTTGCGCATCTCCCATGACTAATGCTGCTTGTGCTAAGCGAATCGCTTTGAGACCTGATCCACAAACTTGATTAATAGTCATTGCTGTTTTTGATTGATCTAGCCCCGCATTAAGTTGCACTTGTCGCGCAATGTTTTGACCAGCACCGGTTGCTAAGACATTGCCTAAAATTACTTGATCAATCATTTGAGAATTAATGGCAACTCGGTTTAAAATTTGTTTAACTAATTGGGAAGCCAGTTGAACTGAATTTAAAGGCTGCAGCTGTCCCCAAAACTTTCCTGTTGGACTACGATAAGCAGCAACTATCACAACTTGTTGATCTGTCAAAATACTAGCACCTCTTATTTAATTATTTTGAAAGGACTTATTATGGATGTTCAAACATTAATCAAATTACTTGCTGATGTAAAGCAAAACAACCAAATATTTTTTGAAGACTCTAAAAAGCGTCTTCTCGGAATCTCTAGTATATCATCAGATGTAACTAATGAAAATCATTCAGTATTACTAAATCTCAATTATCATTCTCATAAGACTTTAAAAGCATGGGAATTAGTAGTTTTACTGAAACAATGTCCTGCAGCGGCAATTATTTGGGTCCAAAATCAAAAAAAGCGCCAGCAAATCTTTGGCATTCGCTTCGCCGGCGTTCAAGTCTATTTAAAGTAATTACTTTGTTTTCTGTGAAAGTTTTTGT
The nucleotide sequence above comes from Bombilactobacillus bombi. Encoded proteins:
- a CDS encoding hydroxymethylglutaryl-CoA synthase encodes the protein MTVGIDKIGFYTPQQYLDLIDLAHARQVDPNKYLIGIGQQQMAVADLDQDIVAMAANAAEEILTTADRQEIGLLIVATESGVDQSKAAALFVQELLHINNNIRALEVKEACYGATAGLQFAYDFVSLHPNQKALVIAADIARYGLQTAGEVTQGAGAVAMLVSQNPHILALEKESIYQSQNAGDFWRPNYSQQALARGKYSEELYLQMFTQIYQQADSLISKESLAALLFHIPFSKMGRKALQTLKTKISDGDYQRLLSRFEKSIIYGQTVGNIYTGSLYLSLLSLLENDDSLQDSERIALFSYGSGAVAELFFGHLQPHYRDYLNATEHRQLLDERQRLSVAEYEAIFKKQLVTDGSCQLISPVRAAQHYLKKVDQHERFYQ
- a CDS encoding thiolase family protein gives rise to the protein MTDQQVVIVAAYRSPTGKFWGQLQPLNSVQLASQLVKQILNRVAINSQMIDQVILGNVLATGAGQNIARQVQLNAGLDQSKTAMTINQVCGSGLKAIRLAQAALVMGDAQAAIAGGVESMSNAPAFAARISKNNFANEWQDSLQEDGLKDAFGHYAMGVTAENLAQKFHITRQQQDKYAWQSQQRASFAQEQGWFNDEIIPVVNLNYDEPVRSNSTLESLAKLKPVYQTQGSVTAGNSSPLSDGASALILMTKKQAQKLQLQPLAQIVGYQEVGYRPDLMGYTPVIAIQNLLAQTHQQVSDIDLFEVNEAFAAQALVVQQELGIDNQRYNISGGALALGHALGSSGSRIVTTLVHNLKRTRQQYGIAALCIGGGQAIALEVENLQ
- a CDS encoding hydroxymethylglutaryl-CoA reductase, degradative, which encodes MTKLYEMTTAQRLKQLQMEGYLTQSDMELLQTNSALPATIGSHLVENYLGNFALPFGVANHFLINQQDYLIPMATEEPSVIAAASNAAQRVARSGGFQTQVFRNGLQGQIVFQGHLKDKTSFLQQHHNQIMTIADQAHPTLQQHGGGLKDININNYKDFVEFNLLINPAEAMGANVVNTILEAVAHYLQQQLPQLDLLMAILSNQAPQQIASASAQIDFEQLATSQYSGYQVAQRIVAASEFAQISAARAATHNKGIMNGVIATVLATGNDTRNINAAVYAGLNQSQKTLSEWQIHDQKLVGNIRLSLPLGSVGGAISTLPMARLAMRILQQPSATQLMGIVATVGLASNLAALRALVTQGIQAGHMNLQWQSLAIMAGAKADEIAPIVAYLKAHPQVANLANAHKQLEQLRKDK
- the rlmD gene encoding 23S rRNA (uracil(1939)-C(5))-methyltransferase RlmD, whose translation is MKNTQNTIKVGTRLKLTIKRMGINGEGIAYYQNTLIFIPQALPGEVILSEITTISHNFLRAKLIKIINSSKLRNPNPPQLLGKVGGLELAHLRYPQQLKYKRLMVTEALRHFRPDGYHSYVVKPTIGANHPWHYRNKAQFQLRQVGNQLICGLYQTGTQKVVDSLNMPTQRPLTLKILKLLLPIIQALEIPIYNPEQHSGIIKTLVVRESVHFQQAQLTLITNSRKLPHKRQLIAAINEQIPAVISIAQNFNPKDDGPLWGDETNILWGKDYLQEKIGNKLFNLSPAAFFQLNPEQTAKLYQTAITALNPQATDIVVDAYAGVGTIGISLAEQVQQVIGGEIIPAAVEDANLNVQQNQLNNVRYQVGAVEELYPQWLQQGIKPTALVVDPPRVGLNSKFINFINQSQPQKFIYISCNPSTLARDLKELVKVYQVQWLQPLDMFPQTPHVEVVAKLIRK